The Deltaproteobacteria bacterium genome has a window encoding:
- a CDS encoding AbrB/MazE/SpoVT family DNA-binding domain-containing protein, with amino-acid sequence MNVLYAYVASLVAGGILLAASLFLGKDTDHGGGAEHGDVGHGEVGHGDGPGHALELHGDGHDLGAFWLPFLSFRFWVFFLCFFGLSGTLLSLLSDLPRWLALLSAIGTGGGVGFAGAWTIERLKRTEVGRVPGEQDFKGLEGAVLLPLPEEGTGKVRLSVRGQHVDLPARSADRLALPPGSRVLVIDYKDHALEVVRSPDGGEPEGGD; translated from the coding sequence ATGAACGTCTTGTACGCGTACGTGGCGTCGCTCGTGGCCGGAGGGATCCTGCTCGCGGCGTCGCTCTTTCTCGGCAAGGACACGGACCACGGGGGCGGTGCCGAGCACGGGGACGTCGGGCACGGGGAGGTCGGGCACGGGGACGGCCCGGGCCACGCGCTGGAGCTCCACGGCGATGGCCACGACCTCGGCGCCTTCTGGCTGCCTTTCCTCTCCTTTCGGTTCTGGGTCTTCTTCCTCTGTTTCTTCGGCCTGTCGGGGACGCTGCTCTCGCTCCTCTCCGACCTGCCGCGCTGGCTCGCTCTCTTGAGCGCGATCGGAACGGGCGGCGGCGTGGGGTTCGCGGGGGCCTGGACCATCGAGCGCCTCAAGCGCACCGAGGTCGGGCGCGTTCCCGGGGAGCAGGACTTCAAGGGGCTCGAGGGGGCGGTGCTCCTGCCGCTCCCCGAGGAGGGGACGGGAAAGGTGCGGCTCAGCGTGCGCGGGCAGCACGTGGACCTGCCCGCGCGGTCGGCGGACCGGCTCGCGCTGCCACCGGGGAGCCGCGTGCTGGTCATCGATTATAAGGATCATGCGCTCGAGGTCGTGCGCTCCCCCGACGGGGGAGAGCCGGAAGGAGGGGACTAG